The following coding sequences lie in one Capnocytophaga stomatis genomic window:
- a CDS encoding beta propeller repeat protein, translating into MKHLFSAFFTVFSLALSAQETLPLSIRQKAELKEKSWVKETPFERIHAADIGNKINTFSVNTYNANEVIIAPNSGGLWHSQNGGETFEFIFENQPTQQISALAVEWKTGVIWVGTPYGLFASLDKGKTWEFKGLASSQNISSITINPKNTEEVVVGVLGNQYNADEKRGIFKTNDGGKTWQHKLFIGTRAGVRQIVATNNGNTLFASVWHPEDSYWESKPYGNLSCIYKSSNGGESWNKITQSNGFLNGNFVGKIGLAVYDQNTIYAVVDNRSVKTRNSASKSVDRITKIHLSDRDFETMSKSDFLNLDDNQLDAFLHNIGLNEKYTAVNLKNMISAEITSPSRLFSFLGAKHQEVVGAEVYFSNDGGTSWGKTHSNPLNDTFYQNGDDFASITVNPANKNHIFIGGFPLLESVDGGKSWRNKHSISLQNGFYQIHYQLNTLFATTRNGFSISYDNGKNWSFKNAPQSASFDKIVYDKNKNTFYLAGEQGILMKNNSQWNRILPQSQVISGNKLYVGAENGSFYDFDDNKNVLNPLGSMYFAENKAPLRFGKRTPLLISPQNSDILYAGSNKLHISMDKGKNWRTISGDLTNGDKKGNKAYGTISSIAESPFLFGLIYTGSDDGMIHVSNNGGVSWQMIYNAFPKPLNVNNLVASKHNRNRVIATLKSTDENNREPFIFLSNDLGKSWTEIRSDLPESRINVIKEDPKNEQILYVGTNDGLYVSFNLGESWHPFVKNLPETGILDIFIDENSGEMLVSTEGSGVYKTSVSILQDLRAAIIAQDFYPLQEKIRVAHSPLWGNTWNEWEKATSPEIHFYGFAAKEDLPVSVKIMKGKATLQSFTYKTNKGFNYIPYDLTISDVGKLMYEKSLQRLILTASVDKKYYLPKGKYKIVFSIGDGFEEERELEIY; encoded by the coding sequence ATGAAACACCTTTTTTCAGCTTTTTTCACAGTATTTTCTCTTGCTCTTTCTGCACAAGAAACACTTCCTCTTTCAATTCGGCAAAAAGCGGAATTGAAGGAAAAATCGTGGGTAAAAGAAACTCCTTTTGAAAGAATTCACGCCGCTGATATTGGCAACAAAATCAACACTTTTAGCGTGAATACTTACAATGCAAATGAAGTTATTATCGCTCCAAATTCGGGTGGACTTTGGCACAGCCAAAACGGTGGAGAAACTTTCGAATTTATTTTTGAAAACCAACCTACACAACAAATTAGTGCCTTGGCAGTGGAATGGAAAACGGGAGTAATCTGGGTAGGAACACCTTACGGATTGTTTGCTTCCCTTGACAAAGGTAAAACTTGGGAATTCAAAGGATTAGCCTCTTCACAAAATATCAGTTCCATCACCATTAATCCTAAAAACACAGAAGAAGTTGTAGTAGGAGTACTTGGAAATCAGTATAATGCAGATGAAAAAAGAGGAATTTTCAAAACCAATGACGGAGGGAAAACTTGGCAGCATAAACTCTTCATCGGGACGCGTGCCGGCGTCCGACAAATTGTAGCGACCAATAACGGCAACACTCTTTTTGCTTCTGTTTGGCATCCTGAAGATTCTTACTGGGAATCAAAACCTTACGGAAATTTAAGTTGTATATACAAAAGTAGTAACGGAGGCGAAAGCTGGAATAAAATAACGCAATCCAACGGCTTTCTCAATGGAAATTTCGTAGGAAAAATAGGTTTGGCTGTTTACGACCAAAACACGATTTATGCCGTTGTGGATAATCGCTCTGTAAAAACAAGAAATTCCGCTTCAAAAAGTGTGGATAGAATAACAAAAATTCACCTTTCTGACCGAGATTTTGAAACTATGAGCAAGTCCGATTTTCTAAATTTGGATGATAATCAGCTCGACGCTTTCCTACATAATATAGGTTTGAACGAAAAATATACTGCCGTAAATCTGAAAAATATGATTTCCGCAGAAATCACCTCTCCTTCAAGACTTTTTTCTTTCTTAGGAGCTAAACATCAGGAAGTTGTGGGAGCAGAAGTTTATTTTAGCAATGACGGAGGAACTTCTTGGGGAAAAACGCATTCAAATCCGCTAAACGACACTTTCTATCAAAACGGAGATGATTTTGCGAGCATCACAGTAAATCCTGCAAATAAAAATCATATATTCATCGGTGGCTTTCCGCTTTTAGAATCAGTTGATGGAGGAAAATCTTGGAGAAATAAACATTCTATTTCTCTTCAAAATGGATTTTATCAAATCCATTATCAATTAAATACTCTTTTTGCGACAACCAGAAACGGTTTTTCGATTTCGTACGACAATGGCAAAAATTGGTCTTTTAAAAATGCTCCTCAATCGGCTTCCTTTGATAAAATTGTATACGATAAAAACAAAAACACTTTCTATTTGGCAGGAGAACAAGGCATTTTGATGAAAAATAACTCGCAATGGAATAGAATTCTGCCTCAATCACAAGTTATTTCAGGAAATAAACTATATGTAGGAGCAGAAAATGGTAGTTTTTATGACTTTGATGATAATAAAAACGTACTAAATCCGCTGGGTTCAATGTATTTTGCAGAAAATAAAGCTCCTTTACGATTTGGAAAGCGAACTCCTTTACTCATTTCGCCTCAAAACAGTGATATTTTATACGCGGGAAGCAACAAACTGCACATTTCAATGGACAAAGGTAAAAACTGGCGTACTATTTCAGGCGATTTAACCAATGGCGATAAAAAAGGAAACAAAGCTTACGGAACTATTTCTTCCATCGCGGAATCTCCTTTCCTTTTCGGGTTGATTTACACAGGAAGCGATGACGGAATGATTCACGTATCAAACAACGGAGGCGTTTCTTGGCAAATGATTTATAATGCTTTTCCTAAACCATTAAATGTAAACAATTTAGTAGCTTCAAAACACAATCGCAACAGAGTCATTGCCACCCTTAAAAGTACCGATGAAAATAATCGTGAGCCTTTCATTTTCTTAAGCAATGATTTGGGAAAAAGCTGGACGGAAATTCGTTCCGATTTGCCTGAAAGCAGAATCAACGTTATTAAAGAAGACCCTAAAAATGAGCAAATTTTGTATGTAGGCACTAATGATGGGCTTTATGTTTCTTTCAATTTGGGAGAAAGCTGGCATCCTTTTGTTAAAAATTTGCCAGAAACAGGAATTTTAGATATTTTTATAGATGAAAATAGTGGCGAAATGCTCGTTTCCACTGAAGGAAGCGGTGTTTATAAAACTTCTGTTAGCATTCTGCAAGACCTTCGTGCTGCAATCATAGCACAAGATTTTTATCCGTTGCAAGAAAAAATTCGTGTGGCACATTCACCGCTCTGGGGAAATACTTGGAATGAATGGGAAAAAGCGACTTCTCCAGAAATCCATTTTTACGGATTTGCCGCAAAAGAAGACTTACCTGTAAGCGTGAAAATAATGAAAGGAAAAGCAACATTGCAGTCTTTCACATACAAAACCAACAAGGGATTCAACTATATTCCTTACGATTTAACTATCTCAGATGTAGGAAAATTAATGTATGAAAAAAGTTTGCAAAGACTGATTTTGACTGCTTCCGTTGATAAAAAATACTATCTTCCGAAAGGAAAATACAAAATAGTTTTCAGTATTGGAGATGGCTTTGAGGAAGAAAGAGAGCTTGAAATTTATTAA
- the hisS gene encoding histidine--tRNA ligase encodes MAVQKPSLPKGTRDFSPTELAKRNYIIDKIRAEFVKFGFQPIETPSFENYETLMGKYGEEGDRLIFKILNSGNFAEKVNTIDWETKNVGKLTPQICEKALRYDLTVPFARYVVQHQNDITFPFKRFQIQPVWRADRPQKGRFREFYQCDADVVGSNSLWQEVEFVQLYDSVFTSLNLKGVTIKINNRKILSGFAEVIGESEKLIDFTVALDKLDKIGQEGVVKEMLSKGISEQAIEKISPIFSLGGSFSEKINLLKEILKDSETGKKGIEELEFIEKAINHLSLQTAVLDLDVTLARGLNYYTGAIFEVAAPEGIAMGSIGGGGRYDDLTSIFGLKGISGVGISFGLDRICLVMEELNLFPEEIGDTLDVLCINFGEKEALQSLKLIQKLRSLGKKSELYPESAKMKKQMAYADKRNIPFVVLIGESECEKESFILKNMKTGEQKEYLISEVKKEIFK; translated from the coding sequence ATGGCAGTACAAAAACCCAGCTTACCCAAAGGAACGAGGGATTTTTCCCCAACAGAATTAGCAAAACGCAACTACATTATAGATAAAATACGAGCCGAATTTGTGAAATTTGGTTTCCAACCCATTGAAACTCCGAGTTTTGAAAATTACGAAACGTTAATGGGAAAATACGGAGAAGAAGGTGACCGACTGATTTTCAAAATTTTAAATTCCGGAAATTTTGCTGAAAAAGTGAACACTATCGATTGGGAAACTAAAAACGTGGGCAAACTCACTCCACAGATTTGCGAAAAGGCGTTGCGTTATGACCTTACCGTACCTTTTGCTCGGTATGTGGTTCAGCATCAGAACGACATCACTTTTCCGTTCAAACGTTTTCAAATTCAGCCGGTTTGGCGTGCCGACCGTCCGCAAAAGGGGCGTTTCCGTGAGTTTTACCAATGCGATGCCGATGTGGTGGGAAGCAACAGTCTTTGGCAGGAAGTGGAGTTTGTACAGCTGTATGATTCTGTTTTTACCTCGCTGAATTTGAAAGGAGTAACTATAAAAATCAATAACCGAAAAATATTGAGTGGTTTTGCTGAGGTTATCGGTGAAAGTGAAAAATTGATTGATTTTACGGTGGCTTTGGATAAATTGGATAAAATCGGGCAAGAAGGTGTTGTAAAAGAAATGCTTTCCAAAGGAATTTCCGAGCAGGCGATTGAAAAAATAAGTCCGATTTTTAGTCTTGGAGGCAGTTTTTCCGAGAAAATAAATCTTCTGAAAGAGATTCTAAAAGATTCTGAAACAGGCAAAAAAGGTATTGAAGAACTGGAGTTTATCGAAAAAGCTATAAATCATTTATCGTTACAAACCGCTGTTTTGGATTTGGATGTAACTCTTGCTCGAGGGCTAAATTATTACACGGGAGCCATCTTTGAAGTTGCTGCTCCTGAGGGAATTGCAATGGGTTCGATAGGTGGTGGCGGTCGATATGATGACCTTACCAGCATTTTCGGACTTAAAGGCATCAGTGGTGTGGGAATTTCCTTCGGATTAGACCGTATTTGCCTAGTAATGGAAGAATTAAACCTATTTCCGGAAGAAATTGGCGACACTTTGGATGTATTATGTATCAATTTCGGAGAAAAAGAAGCCTTACAGAGCCTAAAACTCATTCAAAAATTACGTTCTTTGGGCAAAAAATCGGAATTATATCCTGAATCGGCAAAAATGAAAAAGCAAATGGCATATGCCGATAAACGAAATATTCCTTTTGTGGTTTTAATTGGCGAATCGGAATGCGAAAAAGAAAGTTTCATTCTGAAAAATATGAAAACAGGAGAGCAAAAAGAATATTTAATAAGTGAAGTAAAAAAAGAAATATTCAAATAA
- a CDS encoding zinc-dependent metalloprotease translates to MRKLTLYFSALLLLFSVNEANAQLFKSKKKKAQIEAEAKKKAEAAKPKGFDAVIPKTAKTTQGLFTVHKVNDKYFYQIPDSLLGKEMLMVTRISKTATGIGFGGEEANNQVIRWEKKDKKILVRMVSHSIIASDSLPIYEAVINSNVEPILASFDIKTRGKDSISSVIEINELFEKDTKPFGLSEHYRKQYKVGGLDTKRSFIERVKTFPKNVEVRSIKTYNATEPPARTSRIAGIVTVEINNSMILLPENPMKRRYFDERVGWFTTSQTDYGLPVQKTKSVTYLDRWRLEVKDEDIEKFKRGELVEPKKPIVYYIDRATPKEWAPYIKQGIEDWQKAFEAAGFKNAIIAKDPPSKEEDPDWDPDDMRYSVVRYLASPIPNANGPHISDPRTGEILNANINWYHNVMTLLRNWFFVQTAAINPDAQKPEFKTEIMGRLIRFVSSHEVGHTLGLPHNMGSSHAYPVDSLRSASFTKKHGTAPSIMDYARFNYIAQPEDKGVALMPEIGIYDKYSIAWGYRPILDKSAEEEKEILNQWILKHAGDPLYRFGHQQVGHIVDPSSQSEDLGDDAMKASTYGIANLKRIASNLINWTTKDGETYEELKTLYGQVLGQYRLYIGHVSANVGGVYEHYKTADQPGEVYVYVEKDIQKKAVQFLNKEVFKTPSWLIDNAIIKRIEYAGTLERIKNIQAVGLSHLLDVARLHRVIENEALNGEKAYKITELMNDIRKGVWTELTTGAKIDAYRRNLQRSHVEILGRILLETKPLSPAPPSPYFKGTSANAHTSDIKAAVRAELSQIRTMARSASSADVMTKNHLKDIVARIDKLFETK, encoded by the coding sequence ATGCGTAAATTAACATTGTACTTTTCCGCATTGCTTTTGCTATTTTCTGTAAATGAAGCAAATGCACAGCTTTTCAAAAGTAAAAAGAAAAAAGCCCAAATTGAGGCTGAAGCCAAGAAAAAAGCCGAAGCAGCTAAACCCAAAGGCTTCGATGCTGTTATCCCAAAAACGGCAAAAACCACACAAGGATTGTTCACCGTTCATAAAGTGAACGACAAGTATTTCTACCAAATTCCCGATTCATTATTGGGTAAAGAAATGCTGATGGTTACTCGTATTTCTAAAACCGCAACAGGCATTGGTTTTGGAGGGGAAGAAGCTAACAATCAGGTAATCCGTTGGGAAAAGAAAGACAAAAAAATATTGGTGAGAATGGTCTCACATAGTATTATTGCCAGCGATAGTTTGCCTATTTACGAGGCAGTTATCAACTCAAACGTGGAACCCATTTTGGCAAGTTTCGACATTAAAACACGAGGGAAAGACAGTATTTCATCGGTTATTGAAATCAACGAACTTTTTGAAAAAGACACTAAACCTTTCGGATTATCAGAACATTACCGAAAACAATACAAAGTTGGAGGCTTAGATACCAAACGAAGTTTTATCGAGCGAGTAAAAACTTTTCCTAAAAACGTTGAAGTACGTAGCATCAAAACCTATAATGCTACCGAACCGCCCGCCCGTACCAGTCGCATTGCGGGAATCGTAACCGTGGAAATCAACAACTCAATGATTCTGCTTCCTGAAAATCCGATGAAACGCAGATATTTCGACGAGCGTGTGGGTTGGTTTACCACCAGCCAAACCGATTACGGGCTTCCTGTACAAAAAACAAAATCAGTTACTTATCTTGACCGTTGGCGATTGGAAGTAAAAGATGAAGACATCGAAAAATTCAAACGTGGCGAACTTGTTGAACCTAAAAAACCTATCGTTTATTACATCGACCGAGCTACACCAAAAGAATGGGCTCCGTACATAAAACAAGGTATCGAAGACTGGCAAAAAGCCTTTGAAGCAGCAGGATTTAAAAATGCAATCATCGCCAAAGACCCGCCAAGCAAAGAAGAAGACCCCGATTGGGACCCTGACGATATGCGTTATTCTGTGGTGCGTTACTTGGCGTCGCCCATACCGAATGCTAACGGTCCGCATATTAGCGACCCACGTACAGGCGAAATCTTAAATGCCAACATCAACTGGTATCATAACGTAATGACGCTGCTTCGCAATTGGTTTTTCGTGCAAACGGCAGCCATCAATCCTGATGCTCAAAAACCGGAATTTAAAACGGAAATTATGGGTCGTTTGATTCGATTTGTGTCTTCGCACGAAGTAGGTCACACCCTCGGATTGCCTCATAATATGGGAAGTAGCCACGCTTATCCTGTGGATTCGTTGCGTTCGGCTTCTTTCACCAAGAAACACGGAACAGCTCCTTCTATTATGGATTATGCTCGATTCAATTACATTGCTCAACCTGAGGATAAAGGCGTGGCTTTGATGCCCGAAATCGGGATTTATGACAAATATTCCATCGCTTGGGGATATCGCCCTATCTTGGATAAATCTGCCGAAGAAGAAAAAGAAATTCTAAACCAATGGATTTTAAAACACGCCGGCGACCCGCTCTATCGCTTTGGACATCAGCAAGTAGGACACATAGTTGACCCAAGTTCGCAATCGGAGGATTTAGGAGATGACGCAATGAAAGCAAGCACGTACGGAATTGCCAACCTCAAACGTATCGCTTCGAATTTGATAAATTGGACAACCAAAGACGGAGAAACTTACGAGGAATTAAAAACCCTTTACGGACAAGTTTTAGGGCAATATCGACTTTACATCGGGCACGTTTCGGCTAACGTTGGGGGCGTTTACGAGCATTACAAAACTGCTGACCAACCCGGTGAAGTGTACGTTTATGTTGAGAAAGACATTCAGAAAAAAGCAGTTCAATTCCTTAATAAAGAAGTGTTTAAAACCCCTTCTTGGCTTATTGATAATGCCATTATCAAACGTATTGAATATGCGGGAACTTTGGAGCGTATCAAAAACATACAGGCCGTTGGTTTATCGCATTTGTTAGATGTTGCCCGACTACATCGAGTTATTGAAAATGAAGCTCTTAACGGAGAAAAAGCCTACAAAATTACCGAATTGATGAATGACATTCGCAAAGGAGTATGGACAGAACTTACAACGGGAGCAAAAATAGATGCCTACCGCAGAAACTTGCAGCGTTCGCACGTGGAAATTTTAGGAAGAATATTACTGGAAACCAAACCTTTATCTCCTGCTCCACCAAGCCCGTATTTCAAAGGAACGAGTGCCAATGCACACACTTCGGACATAAAAGCTGCCGTTCGTGCTGAACTTTCACAAATCCGCACAATGGCTCGCTCGGCATCTTCGGCAGATGTTATGACCAAAAATCATCTGAAAGACATCGTTGCCCGTATCGATAAGTTGTTCGAAACGAAATAA
- a CDS encoding pseudouridine synthase: MENKKYSSRENSNSQRTNNYKKKTYSSNFKKEYNSNSSENSDYKPKSNNFRKNNNNRFSSEKTETSSYKKTYNPNFKEDSGRKKTYNPNFKKNNDYKKPFIKKNYNTNAESEAPTPVNTEIRLNKFIADAGICSRRNADIYISSGNVEVNGEVMTTLGYRVKPTDIVKFDGKVITSEKKEYILLNKPKGFITTTNDEKGRKTVMDLVTNATTARILPVGRLDRPTTGLLLLTNDGELAKKLTHPTHGVRKIYHVVLDRKLDYKDLIKIEEGIELEDGFIQVDEISYVNDKPKNEIGVKIHSGRNRIVRRIFEHLGYNVEKLDRVVFAGLTKKDLPRGHWRRLTQQEIINLKNIK, from the coding sequence ATGGAAAATAAAAAGTATTCCAGCAGAGAAAATTCAAATTCACAACGCACCAATAACTACAAGAAAAAAACTTATTCAAGCAACTTCAAAAAGGAATACAATAGCAATTCCTCTGAGAATTCTGACTACAAACCAAAATCAAACAATTTCAGAAAGAACAATAACAATCGATTTTCTTCTGAAAAAACAGAAACGAGTTCTTATAAAAAAACATATAATCCTAATTTTAAAGAAGATTCAGGACGAAAAAAGACTTATAATCCTAATTTCAAAAAGAATAACGATTATAAAAAGCCTTTTATTAAGAAAAATTACAACACTAACGCCGAAAGTGAAGCTCCAACGCCTGTAAATACAGAAATTCGATTGAATAAATTCATCGCAGATGCCGGAATTTGTTCTCGAAGAAACGCTGATATTTATATTTCATCGGGAAATGTTGAAGTGAACGGAGAAGTGATGACAACGTTAGGATACCGCGTAAAACCTACGGATATCGTAAAATTTGACGGAAAAGTAATCACTTCCGAGAAAAAGGAATACATTTTGCTGAACAAACCTAAAGGATTCATTACAACCACAAACGACGAAAAAGGACGAAAAACGGTAATGGATTTGGTAACCAATGCCACAACGGCTCGCATATTGCCTGTCGGGCGTTTGGACAGACCAACAACCGGGCTTCTGCTACTTACAAACGATGGTGAATTAGCCAAAAAATTGACGCATCCAACCCACGGAGTGCGAAAAATATATCACGTGGTACTTGATAGAAAGCTGGATTACAAGGATTTGATAAAAATTGAAGAAGGAATTGAGCTTGAAGACGGATTTATCCAAGTTGATGAAATTAGCTATGTGAATGACAAACCTAAAAATGAAATCGGGGTGAAGATTCACAGTGGAAGAAATCGTATCGTTCGTCGTATTTTTGAGCATTTAGGCTACAATGTTGAAAAATTAGATCGTGTTGTTTTTGCAGGATTGACGAAAAAAGATCTTCCTCGCGGACATTGGAGAAGACTAACTCAACAAGAAATTATAAACTTGAAAAATATAAAATAA
- a CDS encoding TrmH family RNA methyltransferase, producing the protein MKEITSVQNPFIKQLILLREKSRNRKKEGVFVIEGEREIQLAIQGNYVLETILFQKEIFPEEKVKRLLSKGNKEVQTICISKEVYEKLTYRSSTEGIIAVAKSKSHLLKDVEFKDNNPLILVAEAPEKPGNIGALLRTADAAGIDAVLIANPKTDLYNPNIIRSSVGCVFTTSVAMGTTAEIISFLKQKNIKIFCAALSASKPYTEILFKEASAIVVGTEDEGLTDEWLQNSHQNIIIPMEGVIDSMNVSVAAAVLIFEAKRQRKK; encoded by the coding sequence ATGAAAGAAATCACAAGTGTTCAGAATCCGTTTATTAAACAACTGATTTTGCTCAGAGAAAAATCCCGAAATAGAAAAAAAGAAGGCGTTTTTGTCATCGAAGGTGAGCGGGAAATACAATTGGCAATTCAAGGAAATTATGTTTTGGAAACCATATTGTTTCAAAAAGAAATTTTTCCGGAAGAAAAGGTAAAACGCTTATTATCAAAAGGAAATAAAGAAGTCCAAACTATTTGTATTTCGAAAGAAGTATATGAAAAACTTACTTATCGCTCATCAACGGAAGGAATTATCGCTGTTGCAAAATCCAAATCTCATTTATTGAAAGATGTTGAATTTAAGGATAATAACCCTCTCATTTTGGTAGCAGAGGCTCCTGAAAAACCCGGGAATATAGGGGCTTTGCTACGCACTGCCGATGCAGCTGGTATCGATGCCGTTTTGATAGCTAATCCTAAAACGGATTTGTACAACCCCAATATTATTCGCTCAAGTGTTGGGTGTGTTTTTACAACTTCTGTAGCAATGGGAACAACCGCTGAAATTATTTCTTTTTTGAAACAGAAAAATATAAAAATATTTTGTGCAGCCCTTTCAGCTTCAAAACCTTACACGGAAATATTGTTTAAGGAAGCTTCGGCGATTGTTGTCGGAACAGAAGATGAAGGACTTACAGATGAGTGGTTGCAAAATTCTCATCAAAATATAATAATCCCGATGGAAGGTGTCATCGACTCAATGAATGTATCTGTGGCTGCTGCGGTTTTAATTTTTGAAGCAAAACGCCAACGTAAAAAATAA
- the sppA gene encoding signal peptide peptidase SppA, producing the protein MNFLKNVLAAVLGFFISIGIFFVLFLIFISMMVSSLGANDTNVVVKKNSVLELDFKTPLKDYAERVHIEDFDYTIEEFNGMNFILQAIENAKTDDRIEGITIKSPGNIGGLVFVQELRAALQDFKTSGKFVLAYNDMIPQTDYYLQTVADSVFLNPLGYLNFRGLSSEVLFFKDIQEKTGVTMEVIRHGKYKSAVEPFLDNKMSEENRLQITTLLNSMWSVIVEDISKDRNIPIEKLNQIADNLDARTPQLAKENNLIDGVIFKDEFEQILCNKTQSSEINDVNFINIEEYAESVATKVSLKKAKDKIAVIYAEGNIMYGVGKPGIIGDETIIKSLRKATDDKNVKAIVLRVNSPGGSALASELIHREIEIAKKHKKVYVSMGNYAASGGYYIACNADRIFAEEGTITGSIGVFGAYPNVNKLAEKWGINAEQVTTHSNSLEYSLFEKPTESFIKEAKESVENIYDVFLNRVAKGRNMSVEQVNEIAQGRVWSGREALQIGLVDEIGTLNDVLSFVSKENGLESYNIESYPIFKTSLKEMFQEYPTSLKVNTLQKEMGKEAYEMYQRIQNLSQQEGIQARMLFKINLD; encoded by the coding sequence ATGAATTTTCTGAAAAATGTATTGGCTGCCGTTTTGGGCTTTTTTATATCCATTGGGATATTTTTTGTATTGTTTCTGATTTTTATTTCAATGATGGTTTCTTCTTTAGGAGCAAATGATACGAATGTCGTTGTGAAAAAAAATTCTGTTTTGGAATTAGATTTTAAAACACCTTTGAAAGATTATGCCGAACGTGTTCATATTGAGGATTTTGATTATACGATAGAAGAATTCAACGGAATGAATTTCATTTTACAAGCCATTGAAAATGCCAAAACCGATGACCGAATAGAGGGAATTACCATCAAAAGTCCCGGAAATATAGGCGGACTCGTATTCGTGCAGGAATTGCGTGCGGCTTTGCAAGATTTTAAAACTTCAGGAAAATTCGTTTTGGCTTATAACGATATGATTCCTCAAACGGATTATTATCTTCAAACTGTGGCTGATAGCGTATTTTTGAATCCACTTGGATACTTGAATTTCAGGGGATTATCTTCCGAAGTGTTGTTCTTTAAGGATATTCAGGAAAAAACGGGCGTAACGATGGAAGTTATTCGTCACGGAAAATACAAAAGTGCCGTAGAGCCTTTCCTTGATAACAAAATGAGCGAAGAAAACCGCTTGCAAATCACAACATTACTGAACTCAATGTGGAGTGTTATCGTGGAAGATATTTCAAAAGACAGGAATATTCCAATTGAAAAACTAAACCAAATCGCTGACAACTTGGATGCAAGAACACCTCAGTTAGCAAAGGAAAATAATCTGATTGACGGAGTGATTTTTAAAGATGAATTTGAACAAATTTTGTGTAACAAAACTCAATCTTCAGAAATTAATGACGTGAACTTTATCAATATTGAAGAATATGCTGAAAGTGTGGCAACTAAAGTTAGTCTGAAAAAAGCGAAAGACAAAATTGCCGTGATTTATGCCGAAGGAAATATTATGTACGGAGTAGGAAAACCGGGTATTATAGGAGATGAAACCATTATAAAATCTTTGAGAAAAGCCACTGATGATAAAAACGTTAAAGCCATCGTGTTGCGAGTAAATTCTCCCGGCGGAAGTGCATTGGCTTCGGAATTGATTCACAGAGAGATAGAGATTGCCAAAAAACATAAAAAAGTATATGTTTCAATGGGGAATTATGCCGCTTCGGGAGGATACTACATTGCTTGCAATGCTGACAGAATTTTTGCCGAAGAAGGCACTATAACAGGTTCCATCGGAGTTTTTGGAGCGTATCCTAACGTGAATAAATTAGCAGAAAAGTGGGGAATTAATGCAGAGCAAGTCACAACGCATTCTAATTCATTGGAATACAGTTTGTTTGAAAAGCCAACTGAAAGTTTTATCAAAGAAGCTAAGGAATCGGTTGAAAATATTTATGATGTATTCCTCAACAGAGTCGCAAAAGGACGTAATATGTCTGTGGAACAGGTAAATGAAATTGCTCAAGGACGTGTATGGAGCGGGAGGGAAGCTTTACAAATTGGTTTGGTGGACGAAATAGGAACACTAAACGATGTTTTATCTTTCGTTTCAAAGGAAAATGGCTTAGAATCTTACAACATAGAATCTTATCCAATTTTTAAAACAAGTCTTAAAGAGATGTTTCAAGAATATCCAACTTCTCTAAAAGTAAATACATTACAAAAAGAAATGGGAAAAGAAGCTTACGAAATGTACCAAAGGATTCAAAATCTTTCTCAACAAGAAGGAATTCAGGCTCGTATGTTATTTAAAATTAATTTAGATTGA